The Yoonia sp. SS1-5 genome contains a region encoding:
- a CDS encoding rhodanese-related sulfurtransferase: MYIVAALYHFTRFADPAALQPPLQELCKRHGISGTLLLAGEGINGTIAGSRGGIDAVLGHIRALPGCADLEWKESTATTPPFHRMKVRLKREIVTMGQPDVDPVARVGQYVDPADWNALISAPDVAVIDTRNDYEVAIGTFDGAVDPQTKSFGEFPAWWEENKHRFHNKKIAMFCTGGIRCEKSTNYLMGQGVEDVYHLKGGILKYLEEVPQDQSKWDGECFVFDARVSVGHGLQEGPHILCHACRRPLRPEDCDHPSYEAGVACHQCVNETTDADKDRFRERQKQIALAKKRGTHHIGGA; this comes from the coding sequence ATGTATATTGTTGCCGCACTCTATCATTTTACCCGTTTTGCCGACCCGGCTGCCCTGCAACCGCCGTTGCAAGAGCTGTGCAAGCGTCACGGCATCAGCGGCACATTGTTATTGGCGGGCGAAGGGATCAACGGAACAATCGCCGGAAGCCGGGGGGGCATTGACGCCGTTCTTGGCCATATCCGGGCCTTGCCGGGTTGCGCAGATCTGGAATGGAAGGAAAGCACGGCAACAACCCCGCCATTTCACCGGATGAAAGTCCGGTTGAAACGCGAAATCGTCACCATGGGGCAGCCGGATGTGGACCCTGTGGCCCGGGTTGGCCAATATGTTGATCCCGCCGACTGGAATGCGTTGATTTCCGCCCCTGATGTGGCCGTGATTGATACCCGCAATGATTATGAGGTCGCGATCGGCACCTTTGACGGCGCGGTTGATCCGCAAACCAAAAGCTTTGGTGAGTTCCCCGCATGGTGGGAGGAAAACAAGCACCGGTTCCACAATAAGAAGATCGCGATGTTCTGCACCGGCGGCATCCGGTGCGAGAAATCCACGAACTATCTGATGGGTCAAGGTGTGGAGGATGTGTATCACCTCAAGGGCGGCATCCTGAAATATCTCGAAGAGGTCCCGCAAGACCAAAGCAAATGGGATGGCGAGTGCTTTGTCTTTGATGCCCGCGTCAGCGTCGGCCATGGGTTGCAGGAAGGCCCGCATATTCTGTGTCACGCCTGTCGCCGCCCGCTGCGGCCCGAAGATTGTGACCATCCGTCCTACGAGGCGGGTGTTGCCTGCCATCAATGCGTTAATGAAACCACCGATGCGGACAAAGACCGCTTTCGCGAAAGACAAAAACAGATCGCGCTGGCGAAAAAACGCGGCACGCACCATATCGGTGGCGCCTAG
- a CDS encoding Hsp70 family protein — protein MATLGIDFGTSNTAAGVMVGGRPHLIEVEPGRTTLPTSVFFDYDRKITTYGSVANAALIDGREGRFMRALKSVLGTPLMREKRQIAYERLTLIEVVARFLSMIRDRAEAATGETYQTALSGRPVRFHSSDTARNTQAELDLREAYMVAGFDDVSFMYEPEAAALASGQLDKNALGLIVDIGGGTSDFSVFERDGDATRIIASHGVRVGGTDFDRAISIAEVMPLLGRGGEIRNAIGSGTHLAPNAIFNDLATWQKIPFVYTAENLRMAADFAKLGMDQALFKRLHTVLEMELGHDIAFAVEAGKIQINKPGIADAGIDLRVIEQGLWARFTQAGMEQLLAVHAGQIRDCAAETLRLADVPADRIAKIVFVGGSSLLHVVENTMVSMFPDATLERAEAFTAVADGLAIAASHCLPN, from the coding sequence ATGGCGACATTGGGCATTGATTTTGGTACCTCCAACACGGCGGCGGGGGTGATGGTCGGGGGTCGCCCTCACCTGATCGAGGTGGAGCCGGGCCGAACCACCCTGCCGACATCGGTATTCTTTGACTACGATCGCAAGATCACGACCTATGGATCCGTTGCCAATGCTGCATTGATCGACGGGCGCGAGGGGCGGTTCATGCGGGCACTGAAATCCGTGCTTGGCACGCCGCTGATGCGCGAAAAGCGCCAGATCGCCTATGAACGTCTGACCCTGATCGAGGTCGTCGCCCGCTTTTTGTCCATGATCCGCGACCGGGCCGAGGCCGCAACTGGCGAAACCTATCAAACCGCCTTGTCGGGCCGCCCTGTCCGCTTTCATTCCAGTGATACGGCCCGGAATACGCAGGCTGAACTGGACCTGCGCGAGGCATATATGGTGGCGGGGTTCGATGACGTTTCGTTCATGTACGAGCCAGAGGCCGCCGCGCTTGCAAGCGGGCAGCTGGATAAGAATGCGCTGGGCCTGATTGTCGATATTGGCGGCGGTACGTCTGATTTTTCGGTCTTTGAGCGCGATGGTGATGCCACCCGGATTATCGCAAGCCACGGCGTGCGCGTCGGCGGCACCGATTTTGACAGGGCGATCAGTATCGCCGAAGTCATGCCGCTGCTGGGGCGCGGCGGCGAAATACGCAATGCCATCGGGTCGGGCACCCATCTCGCACCCAATGCTATCTTCAATGATCTCGCGACCTGGCAAAAAATCCCGTTTGTCTATACGGCCGAAAACCTGCGCATGGCGGCGGATTTCGCAAAGCTGGGCATGGATCAAGCCCTGTTCAAACGGCTGCATACGGTGCTGGAGATGGAATTGGGCCACGATATCGCCTTTGCGGTCGAGGCGGGGAAAATCCAGATCAACAAGCCGGGTATCGCGGATGCGGGTATCGACCTGCGCGTGATTGAGCAGGGGCTTTGGGCGCGGTTTACCCAGGCAGGTATGGAGCAGCTTTTGGCGGTACATGCGGGCCAAATCAGGGATTGCGCGGCCGAAACGCTACGCCTTGCGGATGTTCCTGCAGATCGGATCGCCAAAATCGTGTTTGTTGGCGGCTCAAGCCTGCTGCATGTGGTTGAGAATACGATGGTGTCCATGTTCCCCGATGCCACCCTTGAACGCGCCGAGGCCTTTACCGCCGTGGCCGATGGGCTTGCCATCGCCGCATCACACTGCTTGCCCAATTGA
- a CDS encoding AAA family ATPase, whose product MQRVMICGGPGSGKSTLARLIGERLGLPIHHMDHIHWTPGWVERDKAAKTPLVLDIIARESWVFEGGHSQTYDARAARADVFIWLDLPVSLRFWRVFWRTLRDLGKVRPDMADGCPETFGHQTLEFWWWIWTTRHSKRTRMQRLIDDFPHLQVHHLQTRSQVATFIAKLPPKPETIP is encoded by the coding sequence ATGCAACGCGTTATGATCTGCGGCGGGCCGGGATCCGGCAAAAGCACACTTGCCCGTCTCATTGGCGAGCGGTTGGGCCTGCCCATTCACCACATGGATCATATTCACTGGACGCCCGGCTGGGTTGAACGGGACAAAGCCGCGAAAACCCCGCTTGTCTTGGACATCATCGCAAGGGAAAGCTGGGTTTTCGAGGGCGGCCATTCGCAAACCTATGATGCGCGGGCCGCGCGGGCGGATGTCTTTATCTGGCTTGATCTGCCGGTTTCGCTGCGGTTCTGGCGGGTTTTTTGGCGCACCCTTCGCGATCTGGGAAAGGTGCGGCCCGATATGGCAGACGGGTGCCCGGAAACCTTTGGTCATCAGACACTGGAATTCTGGTGGTGGATCTGGACCACCCGGCACAGCAAACGCACGCGCATGCAGCGGCTGATTGACGATTTTCCCCATTTGCAGGTCCATCACCTGCAAACCCGCTCGCAGGTCGCGACCTTCATCGCTAAACTGCCACCAAAACCGGAGACCATACCATGA
- the pncA gene encoding bifunctional nicotinamidase/pyrazinamidase — MTHALLVIDVQNDFCPGGALAVAGGDEIVSGINAAMNDFDAVILTQDWHPAGHSSFASSHNAEPMSVTEMPYGPQVLWPDHCIQGSTGAQFHPDLTTDRADLIIRKGYNPAIDSYSAFFENDKTTPTGLDGYLRTRDIDTLTLVGLATDFCVNYSAVDAAKLGFKVNVNTGLCRAIDFDGSLAAAKAGMQEVGVALTAN; from the coding sequence ATGACCCACGCCCTGCTTGTGATCGACGTCCAGAACGATTTCTGCCCTGGTGGGGCGCTGGCCGTTGCCGGGGGCGATGAGATCGTCAGCGGTATCAACGCGGCCATGAATGATTTTGACGCGGTGATCCTGACGCAAGACTGGCATCCGGCGGGGCATTCCTCGTTCGCGTCCAGCCACAACGCGGAACCGATGAGCGTTACGGAAATGCCCTATGGCCCGCAGGTCCTGTGGCCCGATCACTGCATTCAGGGGTCGACAGGGGCACAATTCCACCCGGATCTGACAACTGACCGGGCAGATCTGATCATCCGCAAGGGATACAACCCGGCAATCGACAGCTATTCGGCCTTTTTCGAAAACGACAAGACAACACCCACTGGACTGGACGGCTACCTGCGCACGCGGGACATCGACACATTGACGCTGGTCGGGCTGGCCACGGATTTCTGCGTGAACTACTCGGCGGTCGACGCCGCCAAGTTGGGGTTCAAGGTCAACGTAAACACCGGGCTCTGCCGGGCCATCGACTTTGACGGGTCGCTGGCCGCGGCCAAAGCCGGCATGCAAGAGGTAGGGGTTGCGTTGACAGCCAATTGA
- a CDS encoding histone deacetylase family protein, whose protein sequence is MTTALISHDDCLDHVTPPGHPEQVARLDAVLGALADMDLLRVKAPLAAEDDLLRAHPKTHIDAVRAAAPTEGWRSLDADTHMSAGTLTAAYRAAGGVVRAVDMVIGGEAANAFAAVRPPGHHAERETAMGFCFFGNVVIGAKHALDHHGLDRVAIVDFDVHHGNGTQDLIEDDPRILFCSTHQSPLYPGTGAAHEVGVDNVLNVPLPGGTGSKGFREAMDRVVLPRVDAFSPQLLIISAGFDAHAADPLAGMELTTEDFGWVTERLCDLADKHCAGRLVSSLEGGYDLEALGASAAAHVKVLKERG, encoded by the coding sequence ATGACAACAGCTTTGATTTCACATGACGATTGCTTGGATCACGTCACCCCGCCCGGGCACCCTGAACAGGTGGCCCGTCTGGATGCTGTCTTGGGCGCGCTGGCAGATATGGATCTGCTGCGGGTCAAGGCGCCGCTCGCGGCAGAGGATGATCTGCTGCGCGCCCATCCCAAGACCCATATTGATGCGGTGCGCGCCGCTGCCCCGACCGAGGGCTGGCGATCTTTGGATGCCGATACACATATGTCGGCGGGGACGCTGACGGCAGCCTATCGTGCTGCGGGTGGGGTTGTGCGTGCCGTGGATATGGTGATCGGCGGTGAGGCGGCAAATGCCTTTGCCGCTGTGCGTCCGCCGGGCCATCATGCCGAACGCGAAACCGCGATGGGATTTTGCTTTTTCGGCAACGTGGTGATCGGCGCGAAACACGCGCTGGACCATCACGGGCTGGATCGCGTGGCCATCGTGGATTTTGACGTCCATCACGGCAACGGCACGCAGGATCTGATCGAGGATGATCCGCGTATCCTGTTCTGCTCGACCCATCAGTCACCGCTCTATCCTGGCACCGGTGCCGCGCATGAGGTTGGGGTGGATAATGTGCTGAACGTACCACTTCCGGGCGGCACGGGGTCAAAAGGGTTTCGCGAGGCGATGGACCGGGTGGTTTTGCCGCGTGTCGATGCGTTTTCTCCGCAACTTCTGATCATATCAGCAGGGTTTGATGCACATGCAGCTGATCCACTGGCGGGCATGGAACTGACGACAGAAGATTTTGGCTGGGTCACCGAACGCCTGTGCGATCTGGCAGACAAACATTGCGCGGGTCGGCTGGTATCAAGCCTTGAAGGTGGCTATGACCTAGAAGCGCTGGGCGCATCTGCCGCCGCCCATGTGAAGGTATTGAAGGAGCGGGGCTGA
- a CDS encoding exodeoxyribonuclease VII small subunit: MSNVDEMSFEDAIKELETVVGQLERGDVALDESIALYERGAALKARCEAKLKEAEEKVAKITLGDGGEPKGTAPLDD; the protein is encoded by the coding sequence ATGAGCAACGTAGACGAGATGAGCTTTGAAGACGCGATCAAGGAGCTGGAAACGGTTGTTGGTCAGTTGGAACGCGGCGATGTCGCACTGGATGAAAGCATTGCCCTTTATGAACGCGGTGCCGCCCTGAAGGCCCGGTGTGAGGCCAAGCTGAAAGAGGCCGAGGAGAAGGTGGCCAAGATCACGTTGGGCGATGGTGGCGAACCCAAGGGCACGGCCCCGCTGGATGACTGA
- a CDS encoding polyprenyl synthetase family protein: MTDRLPRIAALDRRPLKDALSLAAKVAEARIGFAVTGLSGPVPDAMKYAVTGGKSLRAFLALETARLHDINPAAAAGAAAAIECLHAYSLVHDDLPCMDDDDLRRGQPTIHRKWDEATAVLAGDALQALAFELVLQAECAPRARLNLALTLAHAAGVRGMVGGQAADIAAESAAQPLNLDEIIALQAGKTGALMSWSALVGPRMAEAEREPLSIYGRCLGLAFQIADDVLDVTGDAATVGKAVGKDAAAGKATFVSLLGLDGAKSRATGLIQEACDALSPYGENAETLKEAACFVIARTH; the protein is encoded by the coding sequence ATGACTGACCGGCTGCCGCGCATCGCCGCGCTTGACCGGCGGCCATTGAAAGACGCCTTGTCGCTGGCGGCAAAGGTGGCCGAGGCCCGTATCGGCTTTGCCGTTACGGGGCTGTCGGGACCAGTGCCGGATGCGATGAAATATGCGGTGACGGGGGGCAAGTCGCTGCGCGCCTTTCTGGCACTGGAAACAGCGCGTCTGCATGACATCAACCCGGCCGCAGCGGCCGGTGCCGCAGCAGCAATTGAATGCCTGCACGCCTATTCGCTGGTCCATGATGATCTGCCTTGCATGGATGACGATGATCTGCGGCGCGGCCAACCCACCATCCACCGCAAATGGGATGAGGCCACGGCGGTCTTGGCCGGTGATGCGCTGCAGGCGCTTGCCTTCGAGCTTGTGCTGCAGGCCGAATGCGCCCCACGCGCGCGCCTGAACCTTGCGTTGACTTTGGCGCATGCCGCGGGCGTTCGCGGGATGGTCGGAGGTCAGGCTGCCGATATCGCCGCTGAATCAGCCGCCCAACCGCTGAATCTGGATGAGATCATCGCGTTGCAGGCCGGCAAGACCGGCGCGCTGATGTCCTGGTCTGCCCTTGTCGGACCGCGCATGGCCGAGGCAGAGCGTGAGCCGCTGTCCATCTATGGCCGTTGCCTTGGTCTGGCCTTTCAGATCGCCGATGATGTCCTTGATGTCACAGGCGATGCCGCAACAGTCGGCAAGGCGGTGGGGAAAGACGCAGCCGCCGGCAAGGCCACATTTGTATCGCTATTGGGCCTTGATGGGGCAAAAAGCCGCGCGACTGGCCTGATACAAGAGGCCTGCGATGCGCTATCCCCTTACGGTGAAAACGCCGAGACGTTAAAGGAGGCCGCGTGCTTTGTGATTGCGCGGACGCATTAG
- the dxs gene encoding 1-deoxy-D-xylulose-5-phosphate synthase: protein MSDQPHTPVLDRVTTPDDMKSMSDAELRQLADELRAETISAVSVTGGHLGAGLGVVELTVALHAVFDAPKDKIIWDVSHQCYPHKILTGRRERIRTLRMEGGLSGFTKRSESPYDPFGAAHSSTSISAGLGFAVARDLGGEGGDAIAVIGDGALSAGMAYEAMNNAGHLKKRLIVILNDNEMSIAPPTGAMSSYLSRLYAEEPFQEFKAAAKGAVSLLPEPFREGAKRAKDMLKHMTVGGTLFEELGFSYLGPIDGHDMDQLLSVLRTVKARADGPILIHAITKKGKGFAPAEAASDKGHATAKFDVVTGEQKKSPSNAPSYTSVFANSLLDQAAKDPKICAVTAAMPDGTGLSKFMERYASRCFDVGIAEQHAVTFAAGLAAGGMRPFCALYSTFLQRGYDQVVHDVAIQRLPVRFAIDRAGLVGADGATHAGSFDIGYLANLPGFVVMAAADEAELVRMVATAAAHDDGPIAFRFPRGEGVGVEIPEDAVPLEIGKGRMIREGSKVAIVSFGTRLQEVMRATEALEAKGISPTVADARFAKPLDRDLILGLAGTHDALICVEEGAVGGFGSHVAQLLADEGVFDRGLKFRSMVLPDTFIDQADPKRMYTVAGLNAEHIEAKVLEVLDVGQIGAKRA from the coding sequence ATGTCAGACCAACCCCACACCCCCGTTTTGGACCGCGTGACCACGCCGGATGACATGAAATCCATGTCCGACGCGGAATTGCGACAGCTTGCAGATGAATTGCGGGCCGAAACGATCTCTGCCGTGTCGGTGACGGGCGGCCATCTTGGTGCTGGTCTGGGTGTTGTTGAACTGACCGTCGCGCTGCATGCGGTTTTTGATGCGCCCAAGGACAAGATCATCTGGGACGTCTCGCATCAGTGTTACCCGCATAAGATCCTGACCGGCCGGCGCGAACGCATCCGCACCTTGCGGATGGAAGGCGGGCTTAGCGGGTTCACCAAACGGTCGGAAAGCCCCTATGATCCATTTGGTGCCGCCCATTCCAGCACGTCGATCTCTGCCGGTCTGGGATTTGCGGTCGCCCGCGATCTGGGCGGCGAAGGCGGCGATGCGATTGCCGTGATTGGTGACGGCGCCCTGTCGGCCGGGATGGCCTACGAGGCGATGAACAATGCGGGCCATCTGAAAAAGCGGCTGATTGTAATCCTGAATGACAATGAGATGTCGATTGCCCCCCCGACCGGCGCGATGTCATCCTATTTGTCACGCCTCTACGCCGAAGAACCATTTCAGGAGTTCAAAGCCGCAGCCAAGGGCGCGGTGTCCTTGCTGCCCGAACCGTTCCGCGAAGGGGCCAAGCGGGCCAAGGACATGCTGAAACATATGACTGTCGGCGGCACCTTGTTCGAGGAGTTGGGCTTCTCTTATCTAGGTCCAATTGATGGCCATGACATGGACCAATTGCTGTCGGTCCTGCGCACCGTCAAGGCGCGCGCTGATGGGCCAATCCTGATCCATGCGATCACCAAAAAAGGCAAAGGTTTTGCCCCGGCCGAAGCGGCCAGCGACAAGGGGCATGCCACGGCAAAGTTTGACGTTGTCACTGGCGAGCAAAAGAAATCACCCAGCAATGCGCCCTCTTATACGTCGGTTTTTGCAAACAGCCTGTTGGACCAGGCTGCAAAGGACCCCAAGATCTGCGCGGTCACTGCGGCAATGCCCGACGGCACAGGCCTGTCGAAATTCATGGAACGCTATGCCAGCCGCTGCTTTGATGTGGGCATCGCCGAACAACATGCAGTGACGTTTGCCGCCGGGCTGGCCGCGGGCGGTATGCGGCCGTTCTGTGCGCTGTATTCAACCTTTCTGCAACGGGGCTATGATCAGGTCGTGCATGATGTGGCGATCCAGCGACTTCCGGTGCGGTTTGCAATTGATCGGGCCGGTCTTGTTGGTGCGGATGGCGCGACCCATGCGGGGTCATTCGACATCGGGTATTTGGCCAACCTGCCCGGCTTCGTCGTGATGGCCGCCGCCGATGAGGCAGAGCTGGTGCGCATGGTGGCGACAGCCGCTGCACATGATGACGGGCCCATCGCGTTTCGTTTTCCGCGCGGTGAAGGCGTCGGTGTTGAGATCCCCGAGGATGCAGTACCCTTGGAAATCGGCAAGGGGCGGATGATCCGCGAGGGTTCCAAGGTTGCGATTGTGTCTTTTGGCACCCGCCTGCAGGAAGTCATGCGTGCGACAGAGGCGCTCGAGGCAAAAGGGATCAGCCCGACCGTGGCTGATGCCCGGTTTGCCAAGCCGCTGGATCGGGACCTTATTCTTGGTCTGGCTGGCACACATGATGCGTTGATCTGCGTCGAGGAGGGCGCCGTTGGCGGCTTTGGCTCGCATGTGGCGCAATTGCTTGCGGATGAAGGTGTCTTTGACCGCGGCCTCAAGTTCCGGTCAATGGTCCTGCCGGATACGTTTATTGATCAGGCGGATCCGAAAAGGATGTACACGGTCGCCGGGCTGAACGCCGAACATATTGAGGCCAAGGTGCTTGAGGTACTTGATGTTGGACAGATCGGGGCAAAAAGAGCCTGA
- a CDS encoding DUF3592 domain-containing protein: MSILARFWNLVRVTFLEGMLHRTEDGQRLGFSSRRGWGANLMFAGITGCVIGLAWIAQRAHFELDALTATSEVLEVQEGETSDGDAVYQLTLRWTHEDGTVHVTSPRVKAISYNLPVGTELDIKYDPDNPRDVRVETQEGPWFLPRLILIGSLISFVMGRLLRGNPEA; encoded by the coding sequence ATGAGTATCTTGGCTAGGTTTTGGAATTTGGTACGTGTCACGTTCTTGGAAGGCATGTTGCATCGGACTGAAGATGGTCAAAGGTTGGGCTTCTCTTCGAGAAGAGGCTGGGGTGCCAACCTGATGTTTGCGGGAATAACCGGTTGCGTGATTGGGTTGGCTTGGATCGCTCAAAGAGCACATTTCGAGTTAGACGCACTCACTGCGACTTCCGAAGTTTTGGAGGTGCAGGAGGGCGAAACGTCAGACGGTGATGCGGTTTATCAACTGACGCTTAGATGGACACACGAAGATGGGACTGTCCACGTTACGAGCCCTCGCGTCAAGGCGATCTCTTACAATTTGCCGGTCGGAACCGAGCTGGATATTAAGTACGATCCCGATAATCCAAGGGACGTTCGTGTTGAAACTCAGGAGGGTCCTTGGTTTTTACCTCGCCTGATCTTGATAGGAAGCTTGATCAGTTTTGTAATGGGACGATTGTTAAGGGGTAATCCCGAGGCTTAA
- the tssK gene encoding type VI secretion system baseplate subunit TssK translates to MSWFSKVAWKEGLFLQPQHLQQSDRYLEKLLQSRTDVITPYPWGLSELTIDRDMAQQGRIGLRSVVGIMPDGTPFDAPNAGVLPEPVDVGDDAKGLYVWLTLPDLSQNGRDVGLGPDAATTRYILSSDTVADNAAGSRVEHQIETAIPRLELDIRKSTKPGYQCLRIARINEIRDGVISLDDTVPPPALVLAVHPVIEGYLSRVIGWIEAKLGSLARFASDPSSGGGMQATDYLMLMTLNREIGQLRHLSHGRAVHPERLYEKLVGFAGELATFDNGERMARTYKPYDHGDLKETFTPVVQDIQRLLSRDVGRAVRLNLNQVRQNSFLAEVQDRNLFRDATFVVEVETGKPLTQVQQQFPELCKVGPNTRMSEIVNNNLPGISLMHLPNPPRQIRVVSSNVYFLLDKKTPLWQEFSMAPAIGMHFAGDWPELKLELWAIPEKA, encoded by the coding sequence ATGTCTTGGTTTAGCAAAGTTGCGTGGAAAGAGGGCCTGTTCCTGCAACCGCAACACCTGCAGCAGAGCGATCGCTACCTCGAAAAACTGCTGCAAAGCCGGACTGACGTCATCACCCCCTATCCATGGGGCCTGTCAGAGCTGACCATTGACCGGGATATGGCCCAGCAAGGGCGCATTGGCCTGCGCAGCGTTGTTGGCATAATGCCGGACGGCACCCCGTTTGATGCTCCAAATGCTGGTGTGCTGCCCGAACCTGTGGATGTGGGCGATGATGCGAAGGGGCTTTATGTCTGGCTGACATTGCCGGACCTTAGCCAGAATGGGCGTGATGTGGGCCTTGGCCCCGACGCGGCCACGACCCGCTATATTCTGTCCTCGGACACCGTGGCCGATAATGCGGCTGGATCCCGGGTTGAACATCAGATTGAAACGGCCATCCCCCGGTTGGAACTTGATATCCGCAAGTCGACCAAGCCGGGGTATCAATGCCTGCGTATCGCCCGGATCAACGAGATCCGCGATGGGGTGATCTCGCTGGATGACACGGTGCCGCCGCCTGCGCTGGTACTGGCCGTGCATCCGGTGATCGAAGGATACCTTAGCCGGGTGATCGGCTGGATCGAGGCAAAGCTGGGCAGCCTTGCGCGGTTCGCCTCTGACCCGTCATCAGGCGGCGGGATGCAGGCGACGGATTACCTGATGCTGATGACCCTGAACCGGGAAATCGGGCAGTTGCGGCATCTGTCCCATGGCCGGGCTGTGCACCCTGAACGGCTATATGAAAAGCTTGTGGGATTTGCCGGTGAGTTGGCCACTTTCGACAATGGCGAACGGATGGCCCGCACGTACAAGCCTTATGATCACGGCGACCTGAAAGAAACCTTCACCCCGGTGGTGCAGGATATTCAGCGCCTGCTGAGCCGCGATGTGGGTCGCGCGGTGCGCCTCAACCTGAACCAGGTCCGTCAGAATTCATTCCTTGCCGAGGTGCAGGATCGCAACCTCTTCCGCGACGCGACTTTTGTGGTCGAGGTCGAGACCGGCAAGCCGCTGACGCAGGTACAGCAGCAATTCCCGGAATTGTGTAAGGTGGGGCCAAACACCCGCATGTCCGAGATTGTGAACAACAACCTGCCGGGCATTTCCTTGATGCATTTGCCGAACCCGCCACGGCAGATCCGGGTGGTGTCCAGCAATGTCTATTTCCTGCTGGATAAGAAGACCCCGCTTTGGCAGGAATTCTCGATGGCCCCGGCAATCGGGATGCACTTTGCAGGCGACTGGCCTGAACTCAAGCTGGAGCTTTGGGCGATACCGGAGAAAGCGTGA